GTCCGGAGACGGTCGATCTGGAGGCGAGCCGGTCCCCAAGCGCCCTCGCCAACCGGAGGTTCCCAGGGCCGTCCTTGCGGTGGAGGACGAGGACGGTCCTTCCGAGGCCGTCTCCATCGCCTGCCCGGCGAAAACCGTCCAGTTCGTCAACCACATGATCCTCGGCTCTCAGATGGAGCTGCCGGAGGTCGACGAACTGCCGAAGAAGTTTCTTCGGGAGGAGGCTGGACGCGCCTTCCGGCTTCAGGCCACGGTAAGATTTTTCCTCTTCCTTCGTCATTTTTGCCTACTGCGTTTTGTGCTTCTGACCTTCTGTGTTTTGTGTAGGCATCCATGGATATGTGGCTCTGCGTTAAGCGCGCCATCACTGCGGCCGAGCGTGCCAAGAAGGCGTACGAGGATGGCAGGTCCAAGGTTGCCGAGGCTGGCAAAGCGCTCCAGGAGCACGCCCACCTGGTCAAGGAGAAAGACTCTGCCGAACGGCAGGTGAAGGAGATGAAGGGGCTCCTGGAGGCTGCGCTGGAGGCAACGAAGGATGTCGAGGCTTCCAAAGACGCGGTGCAGGCGGCCTTGGAGGAGTCGGAGCGGGCCAAGGCCGCGGAGATCGAGGCTGCGGTTCAGTCAGCTATCCAGGGGTACCGTTCGTCTTCCGAGTTTTCTATCCTTCTGGATAAGGAAGTGGGCTCGGAGATGGCATACCTGTTGTACCGATTCAAGCGGTACAATCCTGGGCAGAAGTTGAACTTGAACTTCATTGCCGACCGTCCTCCTCTACCAGAAGGGATTACCGAGAAGGATTACGAGGGGGAGGACGCCGCCGAAGGCTCTGGATCCGCCGAGGCTGCTGCTGGTGACGAAGCCTGAAGGCCTCCTTTGATTTGCTTGTaatagttttagtttttttttatttgtatgcaCCGAACACCTTGATGCCGAGGGCATCTATAatttaaatgcatatttttctCTACTTCTGTTTGTTCGATCTGATTTTGTTCAATTGCCGATTGTTCTTATTGCCGTATAGGATTTATGACGTTATAAAGGTCACTTCGAAATTGTCAAGTTCCGACGGAATCTGTAGGGtaacaattttgaaaatatttattgccGTAGGCTAATAAAGATGTCGTAGAACGTTATCTTGCCTATATTGGCAGCCGTGGGCTAGTAGAGATTTTAACAAGAGTTTCTGAAGTAATAGTGCCGAAGGCTTTCTATTAATTTCTGCCGAAAGGCGTTTACAATTTCGTCCTACCGTAGGCTAGGTTATAAATTTGTCCTGCCGTAGGCTAGGTTACTTGAAATAGTACTTGAGATGTTCTACGTTCCAAGGATGATCGAGGGTCTTGCCGTTGGAATCTCTTAGGCAGTAGGTTCCCGATCGAAGGATACCGATGATCTCATAAGGTCCTTCCCAGGAAGGTCCGAGGGTTCCTTCCGTGGCATCCTTAGTTGCTAGGGACACCTTCCTCATGACCCAATCACCGATTCGGAATGAGCGGTGTCTGACTCTAGAGTCGTAATACCGAGAGACACGTTGCTTGTAGGCCTCGTTCCGAAGGTTGGCATGTGCCCGGTGCTCTTCAAGAAGGTCGAGGCTTAGAGAAAGCGCTTCTTCATTTGGCTTCGGTGCGAAGGTTTCCGTTCGGTAGGAAGGTTCGCCAATTTCTACCGGCACAACGGCTTCCGAACCGAAAGCCAAAGAGAAAGGGGTCTCTCCTGTGGACGTTCGGTAGGAGGAATGGCCCATAGCGCTTCGGGAAGCTTTTCTGGCCAGGCTCCTTTGGCTTTGTCCAGCTGCCGTTTCAGCagtttcttgatgattttgtttattgcttcTATTTGACCGTTTGACTGGGGATGGGCCGGTGATGCGAAAAACAAGTTAATTTTCAGGCGGGTGCAAAATTGCCTGAAGAGCTCCGAATCGAACTGCCTGCCGTTGTCGGTAATGATTGCATACGGGATACCGAAACGGCAACAAATGTGAGTCCAGACGAAGTCTTCTACCCTTGTTGCCGTTATGGTTGCAAGAGGTTCGGCTTTcacccatttggtgaagtagtcaACGGCAACCACAACGTATTTCACCTGGCCTTTACCTTGCGGCATAGGACCGATCAGGTCTAGTCTCCATTGTGCGAAAGGCCAAGGACTCACGATTGGTGTCAGGGGTTCGGCGGGGATATGCTGTATGTTGCCGAAGCGCTGGTATTTATCACATTTCTTCACAAGCGAACTGGCGTCCTGGTGCATGGTCGGCCAGAAGTATCCCTGCCGAAAAGCTTTGTGCGCGAGTGACCGGGACCCGGAATGGTCGCCGCAAACACCATTGTGGATCTCCCGGAGGACGTAGCCCCCCTGTTCTGCCGTAAGGCACTTGAGATACGGAGTCGTGTAGCCACGTTTGTAAAGGATGTCGTTGATGACGGTGTACCTTGCCGATCGGTACCTAAGCTTTCGGGCCTGGGCCTTGTCCTCTGGAAGAGTGCCGTTGGCCAGGTATGAGTAGATAGGGGACATCCATGTGTCTTCGTACCGTACGGTACATATTTCGGAGGCTACCGTGCTCGGTTGGGCAAGAATTTCCACCGGCACTTTTCTTCCGACCTTATCATTGATTGCCGAAGCTAGCCATGCCAATGCATCGGCATGGCTGTTTTCGTTTCTGGGGATCTGCTTGATCTCGTAGGCTCGGAAGCTCTGGAGCAGCTGGTGGGTAGACGAAAGGTAGGCGTTCATGGAGGCGTCTCTGGCCACGAAGTCTGCCGTTACCTGGTTCACAATGAGCTGGGAGTCGCTATGAATCCTGATCTGTTTTGCATTCATGCTCTTGGCTAACCGAAGGCCGGCCAAGAGAGCCTCATATTCTGCTTCATTGTTGGAGG
Above is a window of Prunus persica cultivar Lovell chromosome G2, Prunus_persica_NCBIv2, whole genome shotgun sequence DNA encoding:
- the LOC109947163 gene encoding uncharacterized protein LOC109947163, whose translation is MNAKQIRIHSDSQLIVNQVTADFVARDASMNAYLSSTHQLLQSFRAYEIKQIPRNENSHADALAWLASAINDKVGRKVPVEILAQPSTVASEICTVRYEDTWMSPIYSYLANGTLPEDKAQARKLRYRSARYTVINDILYKRGYTTPYLKCLTAEQGGYVLREIHNGVCGDHSGSRSLAHKAFRQGYFWPTMHQDASSLVKKCDKYQRFGNIQHIPAEPLTPIVSPWPFAQWRLDLIGPMPQGKGQVKYVVVAVDYFTKWVKAEPLATITATRVEDFVWTHICCRFGIPYAIITDNGRQFDSELFRQFCTRLKINLFFASPAHPQSNGQIEAINKIIKKLLKRQLDKAKGAWPEKLPEALWAIPPTERPQERPLSLWLSVRKPLCR